In Candidatus Methylomirabilota bacterium, the DNA window AGGTTGGCCACCAGGAACAGCGCCCCGTGAAGCGGGTTGCGGCGGACCACCAGGCCGACCGCCGAGGCGATAGCGCCGCCCGCCACGATCAGGAACATCGCCCATTCCACTAGTCTTCTCGGAGGGGGGCTCCGCCCCCCTTCCGAACCTCCCCCCGAGTGGCGCGGGCGGAGCCCGCGCTCGGAGCGCTTCGGTGACGAGCGCGTGGGAATTCCACCCGCGCCGACGTCGGTCCAGCGTGTGACAGAAGCGCCATGGCGCCACACACCGAACGCTGGCCGGCCACTAGGGGAACCCCCGCCGGATGACCGCCGCCGGGGGCTGCACGGTCGGCAGCCCGTCCGCGCCTGCCGGCTCGAGCCCGAGCAGGACCTCTTTGGAGTAGATCATCCCGGCCCGGCTGTACGCCGAGAATTCGAGGATGCCCGTGTCCATCCGGATGGCATCCTCGGGACACGCCTCCACGCAGTAGCCGCAGAAGACGCACTTGCCGAGGTCGATGTCGAAGCGCTCCGGGTACTTCTCGATGTCGGGATTCGGGTGCTCGGCCGCCACGATGTAGATGCAGTGGGCCGGGCACACCGTCTCGCACATCATGCAGGCCACGCAGCGGGGCGACCCGTCCTCCCGTCGGACCAGCCGGTGGAGGCTCCGGAGGCGCGGGGCGAGCGGGCGGCGCTCCTCGGGCCACTGGTAGGTGACGGCGCCCTTCCCGCCCGAGAGCCATCGCCCCATGTTGCGGAAGAAGTGGCCGGCCGTCACCCCGAGCCCGATCAGCACCTCGACCAGGTACAGGCGCTGGCGGGGGGAGGCGGGCACCTGCCGCGTGACCAGGACCGGCTTCAAGGTCGCCATCGACCTATCCACGGGAGGGGGCCATTGATCGCGCGGGCTTCGCCCGTTGGGGCCCCCTCCCAAACCTGCCCCGCCTCTCGGGCCGGGCGGGTGGGCCCGCCGGCAATGCCCGCGCTCGGACGCTGCTCGCTCCACCGCACGGTCAGTCGGACGCGCCGGATCACTGCGATGGACTCCTAGAGGAGCAGGACCGCGGCCGTGACCACGATGTTCAGCACCGCGAGCGGGAGCAGCCCGAGCCAGCCGAGCCGCATCGCCTGATCGTACCGGAACCGCGGCAGGGTCCAGCGGACGAGCATGAGGAACCAACACATGAGGACCACTTTCAGGACGAAGGCCCCGATCTGGAGCGCCACCACGACGAGGTGGGGCAGCCCCACCGAGAGCCCGCCGGGAAACTGGAAGCCGTCCGCGAAGAGCCACGGCACCTGCCAGCCTCCCAGGAACAGGGCGGTCGTCATCCCGGCGATCACGACCGTCTCGACGAAGTCCGCCATCATGAACATGCCGAACTTCATCCCGCTGTACTCGATGAAGTAGCCGATGATCTCGGACTCGCCTTCCGGGAAGTCGAAGGGGATGCGCTTGGTGGACGCGATCCCGGCGGTGAGGAACAGGATGAGGCCGAGCGGCTGCGTGAAGATCCCCCACTTGGGGATGACCCCCGCCCAGTAGGCGCCCTGGCCGCGGGCGATCTCCTGGAGGTCGAGCGAGCCGTAGACCATGCAGACGCCCATGATCGAGGCCCCGATGGCGATCTCGGCCGAGATCATCAGAGCCGCCGCCCGCTGCCCGCCGAGGAGGGCATAGTTGTTGGCCGACGCCCACCCCGCCAGGAGGACGCCGTACACGCCCATGGAGAGCATGCCGAAGACGTAGAGGATGCCCGCGTTCAGCGCCACCGCCTGGAGCGAGATCTCGCGCCCGCCCACCCGCAGGACGTCGCCGAAGGGGATGGTGGCGAACCCGGCCAGGGCGAAGAACACGGACACGAACGGCGCCGCCAGGAAGAGCGCCCGATCGGCCCGAGCGGGGATGAAGTCCTCCTTCGTCAGCATCTTGATCGCGTCGGCCAGCGGATGGAAGAGCCCGATCAGGCGCAGCCCGAAGATCGATGCGCGATTGGCCCCGACGCGGTCCTGCATGACCGCCGACTGCTTGCGCTCGACCCACGTCATGAGGCCGCCCAGGTTCAGGACGAACCCCATGACGAATCCGACCTTGGCGACCGCGATCCCGAGATCGACGGCCAGGGCGCTCACGCGCGCGCCCTCGCCCAATCGACGCCGACGGAGCCTCCCGGTGGGACCGGGCCGGGGGCGACCCGGAGCGACGGGTATCGGCCCGGGCCGCTCATGAGCGCGCGGCCTCCGTCGGCTCCGCTACCCGCGCCCCCTGGTCCCGCAGCGTCCGGTAGTCGAGCCCGGCGAAGGCCGGCACCGCCGCCGCCAGCTCGCGGAAGACGTGCTCGGCCCGGGCCGGGCGCCAGTCGTGGTCCAGGGCCCGGGCCACCTCGGCGAGGATGTCCCAGTCCGCCCGGGCCTCTCCCGGCGGCGGCACCGCCGGCCAGAAGCGCTGGACCCGACCCTCGAAGTTCGTGAAGGTGCCGTCGCGCTCGACGTACGCCGCGCTCGGCAGGACGAGGTGCGCCCGCTCGCTCGTCTGATTCGCGTTCGCACCCTGGAAGACGAGGCACCCGACGCGATCGAGCGCGGCCCGCACCTCGCCCGGGGGCCAGCCCGACGCCAGCAGGTCGTGGCCGAACACCCACAGGACCCGAAGCCGTCCCGCCGCGGCCGCCGTGATCACGTGGGCGCCGTCGGCGGCGCCGGCGGGCTCCCCCCCGATCAGCTCGGCGCCGCGCGTGTTGGGGTTCTTGTCGGCCCGGATCAGGAAGTCGTCCTGGAACCCCGGGGCCGGCGGGGGCACGCGGAAGTCGAGGTGACGGGAGAGCCCGAGGGCCTCGCCGAAGAGCCGCCGGGCCATCCAGAGGTCCTCGTTCGCCATCTGGGGGGAGAGCAGCACGCCCACGGCGCCCGGAGACGCCTCCCGCAGGCGGGCGGCGAGGGTCGCCACCATCTCCGGCCACGCCACCACCCGGCGGGCGCCGGGCTCGCGCACCTCGGGCACCTGAAGCCGGCTCGGGGCGTCCAGGGGATGGAACCCGTAGCGGCCCTCGTCGCACATCCACCACCGGTTGACCCCGGCGTTGAACCGCGGCTTGAGCCGGGCAATCCGCCGGCCCCGGGACTGGTGGAGCCGCCGGGTGTTGGTGTGGACCTCGATGTTGCAGCCGCGGGCGCACCCCGGGCAGATCGACTTCACCCGCTCGAGGTACCAGACCCGCACGCGGAAGCGGAAGTCGCGGTCGGTGAGGGCTCCGACCGGGCAGATGTCGATCACGTTGCCCGAGTAGGGGTTGTCGAGCGTGCTGCCCGGGAACACCCCGATCTCCGAGTGATCGCCCCGGTTGAAGATCCCGAGCTCCCCGGTTTTGGTGACCTCGTCACAGAAGCGCACGCAGCGCGAGCAGAGGATGCAGCGCTCGGCGTCCAGCATCACGTATCGTCCGAGCGGCACCGCCTTCGGCTTGTGAACCTTGTCGTCGATCATCCGCGGCTCGTAGAGCCCGTGCTGCATGTAATAGATCTGGAGCCAGCACTCCCCCGCCTGATCGCAGACCGGGCAGTCGAGCGGATGATTGATGAGGTGCCACTCCATCACCGATCGGCGCGTCTCCAGCACGCGCTCGGTGCGGGTCTGGACGACCATCCCGTCGGCCGCCAGGGTGTTGCAGGCGATCGTCGGGCGCGGCGTCTTCTCGATGTCGACCATGCAGAGCCGGCAGGCGCCGGCGATCGAGAGGGCGGGATGGTAGCAGTAATGCGGGACCTCGATCCCGACCCGCCGGGCGGCCTCGATCAGGTTGGTCCCCGGGGGCACCTCGACCGGCTTGCCGTCGATCGTCAGCGTGGGCATGGGATCCGCGCAGCCATGCCGGCTCAGTGGGCCCCGGCCGAAGCCGGGACCCGGCCGGCTCGGCCCGGGTGGACGTCGCAGGCGCCGTGCCGGATGTGGTAGTCGAACTCGCCGCGGAACTTCTCGACGTACGAGATGTAGGGGCCGATGGCCCCGTCGTAGAACGCGCAGATGGTGGTGCCGATCCCGCGCTTGGCCACATCCACGATGGTGTCGGGATCCTGGGGCACGCCCTTGCCGGCCAGGATCCGGCCGGCGATCTTGTAGATCCAGCCGGTGCACTCGCGGCAGGGGGTGCATTGCCCGCACGACTCGTGGGCGTAGAAGCGGGCCACGACCCACAGCGCCTCGGGAATGCAGGTCGTCTCGTCCATCACGATGACGCCGGCCGAGCCGGCCATCGTCCCCGCACTCTTGAGCCCGTCGACGTCCATGCTCACGTCGATCTCGTCCGCCTTGAGGATGGCCGCCGACGAGCCCCCCGGAACAACCGCCTTGAGGGGCCGGCCGCCGCGAATCCCCCCCGCCTCACGGTAGATCAGGTCGCGCAACGTGATGGACACGGACGCCTCGTATACTCCGGGCCGGGCGACGTGGCCCGAAACCGAGTACATCCGCGTCCCGCCCTGGCTCTTGGTGCCGAGGGCCGCGAACCACTGCCCGCCGCGCGCGATGATCGGCGGCAGGCAGCAGAGCGTCTCGACGTTGTTGACGATCGTCGGCGCCCCGAAGGCGCCGCGAACGGCCGGGAACGGCGGCTTGACC includes these proteins:
- a CDS encoding NADH-quinone oxidoreductase subunit I — translated: MATLKPVLVTRQVPASPRQRLYLVEVLIGLGVTAGHFFRNMGRWLSGGKGAVTYQWPEERRPLAPRLRSLHRLVRREDGSPRCVACMMCETVCPAHCIYIVAAEHPNPDIEKYPERFDIDLGKCVFCGYCVEACPEDAIRMDTGILEFSAYSRAGMIYSKEVLLGLEPAGADGLPTVQPPAAVIRRGFP
- a CDS encoding complex I subunit 1 family protein, coding for MSALAVDLGIAVAKVGFVMGFVLNLGGLMTWVERKQSAVMQDRVGANRASIFGLRLIGLFHPLADAIKMLTKEDFIPARADRALFLAAPFVSVFFALAGFATIPFGDVLRVGGREISLQAVALNAGILYVFGMLSMGVYGVLLAGWASANNYALLGGQRAAALMISAEIAIGASIMGVCMVYGSLDLQEIARGQGAYWAGVIPKWGIFTQPLGLILFLTAGIASTKRIPFDFPEGESEIIGYFIEYSGMKFGMFMMADFVETVVIAGMTTALFLGGWQVPWLFADGFQFPGGLSVGLPHLVVVALQIGAFVLKVVLMCWFLMLVRWTLPRFRYDQAMRLGWLGLLPLAVLNIVVTAAVLLL
- a CDS encoding molybdopterin-dependent oxidoreductase — protein: MPTLTIDGKPVEVPPGTNLIEAARRVGIEVPHYCYHPALSIAGACRLCMVDIEKTPRPTIACNTLAADGMVVQTRTERVLETRRSVMEWHLINHPLDCPVCDQAGECWLQIYYMQHGLYEPRMIDDKVHKPKAVPLGRYVMLDAERCILCSRCVRFCDEVTKTGELGIFNRGDHSEIGVFPGSTLDNPYSGNVIDICPVGALTDRDFRFRVRVWYLERVKSICPGCARGCNIEVHTNTRRLHQSRGRRIARLKPRFNAGVNRWWMCDEGRYGFHPLDAPSRLQVPEVREPGARRVVAWPEMVATLAARLREASPGAVGVLLSPQMANEDLWMARRLFGEALGLSRHLDFRVPPPAPGFQDDFLIRADKNPNTRGAELIGGEPAGAADGAHVITAAAAGRLRVLWVFGHDLLASGWPPGEVRAALDRVGCLVFQGANANQTSERAHLVLPSAAYVERDGTFTNFEGRVQRFWPAVPPPGEARADWDILAEVARALDHDWRPARAEHVFRELAAAVPAFAGLDYRTLRDQGARVAEPTEAARS
- the nuoF gene encoding NADH-quinone oxidoreductase subunit NuoF, with amino-acid sequence MAERVLMRNFERPDSHTLAGYQATGGYQALRKAIGLGADAITAEVKQANLRGLGGAGFPTGTKWGFIPQKRTAPVYLVVNADEGEPGTFKDRYLLERDPHALIEGMLIAAYAIECETSFVYIRGEYVRPWRIFAEAVREAEGAGLLGRNILGSGFDHRIIVHRGAGAYICGEETGLISSLEGQKGWPKVKPPFPAVRGAFGAPTIVNNVETLCCLPPIIARGGQWFAALGTKSQGGTRMYSVSGHVARPGVYEASVSITLRDLIYREAGGIRGGRPLKAVVPGGSSAAILKADEIDVSMDVDGLKSAGTMAGSAGVIVMDETTCIPEALWVVARFYAHESCGQCTPCRECTGWIYKIAGRILAGKGVPQDPDTIVDVAKRGIGTTICAFYDGAIGPYISYVEKFRGEFDYHIRHGACDVHPGRAGRVPASAGAH